A region from the Haliaeetus albicilla chromosome 16, bHalAlb1.1, whole genome shotgun sequence genome encodes:
- the EDN2 gene encoding endothelin-2 — protein sequence MPSPPAGAVLLALALCALLEDGTGHPPLESHLAAHPRTKRCSCNSWLDKECIYFCHLDIIWVNTPGHTAPYGLGSPPRRRKRSLSRCECSHWRDNICVTFCQAEPGYLQNLKLPVSSGASVKSPQTAGMRPSHHGLLRALRDLAVSSLRFSKHQHRSRRNA from the exons ATGCCTAGCCCCCCCGCCGGCGCCGTGCTGCTGGCGCTCGCCCTCTGCGCCCTCCTGGAAGATG GTACGGGCCATCCTCCGCTGGAGTCCCACCTGGCCGCGCACCCGAGGACCAAGCGATGTTCCTGCAACAGCTGGCTGGATAAGGAATGCATTTACTTCTGTCACCTGGATATCATCTGGGTCAACACACCTGG acACACCGCTCCCTATGGCTTGGGAAGCCCGCCAAGGCGGCGCAAGAGATCGCTCAGCAGGTGCGAATGCTCGCACTGGAGGGACAACATCTGTGTCACCTTCTGCCAAGCAGAGCCTGG GTATCTCCAGAATCTGAAGCTCCCAGTGAGCTCTGGAGCATCAGTGAAATCTCCGCAGACCGCTGGCATGAGGCCTTCCCATCATGGCCTGCTGAGAGCTCTCAG GGATCTTGCCGTCTCCAGTCTGCGGTTCAGCAAACATCAGCACCGTTCTCGGAGGAATGCATAG